In Polyangia bacterium, the following proteins share a genomic window:
- a CDS encoding MarR family winged helix-turn-helix transcriptional regulator: protein MAEKDRFAELLSEVARDVTRRQTSEVCCGTLTLEQYRTLQAISRADQASIGSLSTALGVDLSTMSRNTSVLERDGYITRARSENDGRVVHVKLLAKGRRALETLRCSERDLLSDVYQGLSASERPKVMKALEALRECLGRKVADAEPCCSPAPAGKNAS, encoded by the coding sequence ATGGCTGAAAAAGATCGCTTCGCTGAGCTGCTTTCCGAAGTTGCCCGCGATGTCACCCGCCGGCAGACCTCGGAGGTCTGCTGCGGGACCTTGACGCTGGAGCAATACCGGACCTTGCAAGCCATCAGCCGCGCGGACCAGGCGTCGATCGGCTCGCTCTCGACGGCCCTCGGGGTGGATCTCTCGACGATGAGCCGGAACACCAGCGTGCTGGAGCGGGACGGTTACATCACCCGCGCACGAAGTGAGAATGACGGCCGGGTGGTTCACGTCAAGCTCCTGGCAAAGGGACGTCGAGCCCTCGAAACGCTCCGTTGCAGCGAGCGCGACCTGCTGAGCGACGTCTACCAAGGACTTTCCGCGAGCGAGCGGCCGAAGGTGATGAAGGCGCTGGAAGCCCTGCGGGAGTGTCTTGGACGAAAAGTGGCCGACGCCGAGCCTTGCTGTTCCCCGGCGCCCGCCGGAAAGAATGCTTCGTAG
- a CDS encoding arsenate reductase ArsC, with translation MNKILFACIHNAGRSQMAAAWFNALADANVASAVSAGTAPGPRVHLEVLDAMKEVGIDLSKATPVLLTKELAASAKLLVTMGCGEECPVVPGLRRADWPLEDPKGKPMPLVRKIRDDIRERVKTLIAEEGWGAPAA, from the coding sequence ATGAACAAGATCCTGTTCGCGTGTATTCACAACGCCGGTAGATCGCAGATGGCGGCGGCGTGGTTCAATGCGCTCGCCGACGCCAATGTGGCCAGCGCCGTCTCAGCCGGCACGGCCCCCGGCCCGCGCGTCCATCTTGAAGTACTGGACGCCATGAAAGAGGTTGGCATCGACCTGTCCAAGGCCACGCCGGTCCTGTTGACCAAGGAGCTGGCGGCTTCGGCAAAGCTGTTGGTGACGATGGGCTGCGGCGAAGAGTGCCCGGTTGTTCCCGGGCTGCGACGGGCGGATTGGCCGCTGGAAGATCCAAAGGGAAAGCCGATGCCCCTGGTCAGGAAGATCCGTGACGACATACGCGAACGCGTGAAGACCTTGATCGCCGAAGAAGGGTGGGGCGCGCCCGCCGCTTGA
- a CDS encoding MIP/aquaporin family protein, translating into MANQSSLGRRLVAEALGTAFLLAVVIGSGIMAERLAGGNVAIALLANTLATGAGLVALILTFGSISGAHFNPVVSLADASQGGMRWRDVGPHIVAQIVGAFVGAAVAHAMFGEPTFSASHHVRSGLAQMVSEFVATFGLLSVIWGCSRARPQATPFAVGAYITAAYWFTSSTSFANPAVTLARAASDTFAGIRPADAPGFIIAQILGAACATAIFRWLVPALPKVAPNVVTPSAEPEERDEQDPVRVYSQRR; encoded by the coding sequence ATAGCAAATCAATCATCGCTTGGCCGACGGCTGGTCGCAGAGGCGCTTGGCACTGCGTTCCTGCTCGCGGTGGTGATCGGCTCGGGCATCATGGCCGAGCGGCTGGCTGGCGGGAACGTCGCGATCGCGCTTTTGGCCAACACCTTGGCCACCGGCGCCGGCCTGGTGGCGTTGATCTTGACGTTTGGATCCATCTCGGGCGCGCACTTCAACCCGGTTGTGAGCCTGGCCGACGCGTCCCAGGGCGGGATGCGCTGGCGGGACGTCGGACCTCACATCGTGGCCCAGATCGTCGGCGCCTTCGTGGGTGCCGCCGTGGCCCACGCCATGTTCGGCGAACCGACGTTCTCGGCATCGCACCACGTCCGTTCGGGGCTGGCTCAGATGGTCAGCGAGTTCGTCGCCACTTTCGGTCTGCTCTCGGTCATCTGGGGCTGCAGCCGCGCGCGCCCGCAGGCCACGCCCTTCGCCGTCGGGGCCTACATCACCGCCGCCTACTGGTTCACCTCGTCCACCTCCTTCGCCAACCCCGCGGTGACGCTGGCTCGCGCGGCCAGCGACACCTTCGCGGGGATCCGGCCGGCGGACGCTCCGGGATTCATCATCGCTCAGATCCTTGGCGCGGCCTGCGCGACGGCGATCTTCCGGTGGTTGGTTCCTGCGCTTCCCAAGGTTGCTCCCAACGTCGTCACTCCGTCCGCCGAACCCGAGGAACGAGATGAACAAGATCCTGTTCGCGTGTATTCACAACGCCGGTAG
- a CDS encoding DUF6328 family protein, producing the protein MADLSEFEREWTELLNEVRVVLPGVQLLFAFLLTAPFTDRFMSITPAVHAVFLASFLATTGACAFLIAPSVYHRWHWRRDVVDKEEMIRTCNRLAIVGVTLLALAMTAAVFVFSSLVFPGPTTTFIASGATLMGFGWLWFLLPLSRRWRDRSRRAVGQNR; encoded by the coding sequence ATGGCCGACTTATCCGAGTTCGAGCGCGAGTGGACCGAACTGTTGAACGAGGTGCGCGTGGTGCTGCCGGGGGTGCAGCTGCTGTTCGCCTTCCTGCTGACCGCTCCTTTCACCGACAGATTCATGAGCATCACGCCCGCGGTGCACGCGGTCTTTCTCGCCAGTTTCCTGGCCACCACCGGCGCCTGCGCGTTTCTGATCGCGCCCTCGGTCTACCATCGGTGGCACTGGCGGCGCGACGTGGTCGACAAGGAGGAGATGATTCGAACGTGCAACCGACTGGCCATCGTCGGGGTAACGTTGCTGGCGCTGGCAATGACCGCCGCGGTGTTCGTGTTCTCGTCGCTGGTGTTTCCCGGGCCGACGACGACCTTCATTGCCAGCGGCGCCACGCTGATGGGCTTTGGCTGGCTGTGGTTCCTGCTGCCGCTTTCCCGGCGCTGGCGCGACCGCTCACGCCGGGCAGTTGGCCAGAACCGATGA
- a CDS encoding TIGR00730 family Rossman fold protein codes for MNRSSKGKGKGNRNRGNKDATREEGDQKQNAAGHSHLAYHEPSFLDSNEARPLRIMAEYLDPLRRLQDERVHDTVVFFGSARLTETGPMGLYYRDARELARCLTAWSMTLPGARRFVVCSGGGGGIMEAANRGAADAGGRTIGFNIGLPHEQRPNPYVPPELSFEFHYFFMRKLWFSYLARAMVVFPGGFGTLDETFEFLTLTQTRKLEREIPIVLYGSAYWNEIVNFDALVRHDVIDRDDLRLFSFADDPQTVLSLLQTKLPVNVETASPALAKSRIPRPSRR; via the coding sequence ATGAACCGATCAAGCAAGGGCAAGGGCAAGGGCAATCGCAACCGCGGCAACAAGGACGCCACGAGGGAGGAAGGCGACCAGAAACAGAACGCCGCCGGCCACTCGCACCTCGCCTATCACGAGCCGTCCTTTCTCGACAGCAACGAAGCGCGCCCGCTGCGAATCATGGCCGAATACCTTGATCCGCTGCGCCGCCTGCAAGACGAGCGCGTCCACGACACCGTGGTGTTCTTCGGTTCGGCGCGGCTCACCGAGACGGGACCAATGGGGCTTTACTATCGAGACGCGCGGGAGCTGGCGCGCTGTCTGACGGCTTGGTCGATGACACTGCCGGGGGCGCGACGTTTCGTCGTCTGCTCGGGAGGTGGGGGCGGCATCATGGAAGCAGCCAATCGCGGCGCCGCCGACGCCGGGGGGCGCACCATCGGGTTCAACATCGGATTGCCACACGAGCAACGACCCAATCCCTATGTGCCGCCCGAGTTGAGCTTTGAATTTCACTACTTTTTCATGCGCAAGCTGTGGTTTTCGTACCTGGCGCGCGCCATGGTGGTTTTTCCGGGCGGGTTCGGCACCCTGGACGAGACCTTCGAATTTCTGACTTTGACCCAGACCCGCAAGCTGGAACGAGAGATCCCCATCGTGCTTTACGGATCGGCTTACTGGAACGAGATCGTCAATTTCGATGCGCTGGTGCGCCACGACGTCATCGACAGGGACGATCTCAGACTTTTCTCCTTCGCCGACGATCCGCAGACCGTTCTGTCACTGCTACAAACCAAGCTGCCGGTGAACGTGGAAACCGCCTCACCGGCCTTGGCCAAGTCCCGCATTCCTCGCCCATCGCGACGCTGA
- a CDS encoding universal stress protein, protein MKPRIMIPFDFGGASLHALQWAADLHKTTGGEPILMVHVINSLPVGVLEVVVDPLLPNKDEILDLERSMQEQARKLDVPATVKVLIQGRIPGETIVAAARDAKADLIVMGTHGRTGVNRLLLGSVAEHVLRHSPCPVVTVRGSKTD, encoded by the coding sequence ATGAAACCGAGAATCATGATTCCGTTCGATTTTGGTGGGGCGTCGCTTCACGCCTTGCAGTGGGCCGCCGATCTCCACAAAACCACCGGCGGTGAGCCAATCTTGATGGTGCATGTCATTAACTCCCTTCCCGTGGGAGTGCTCGAGGTGGTCGTCGATCCCCTCCTGCCCAATAAAGACGAGATCCTCGACCTTGAACGATCGATGCAGGAGCAGGCACGAAAGTTAGATGTGCCGGCGACCGTCAAAGTTCTGATCCAAGGCAGAATCCCGGGAGAAACCATCGTCGCCGCGGCCCGCGATGCGAAGGCCGACCTGATCGTCATGGGCACGCACGGTCGAACCGGCGTCAATCGGTTGCTGCTGGGAAGCGTGGCCGAGCACGTGCTGCGCCATTCGCCGTGTCCGGTGGTCACGGTTCGTGGGTCCAAAACAGACTGA
- a CDS encoding glycoside hydrolase family 97 protein: MAGAWPARADNDAAPKPLRVVSPGQVLAVELDFTWNRRPVYRVSRFGEPVITDSWLGFALKEGGRLDRDLAVVDEARRSVDQTWEQPWGERRFVRDHYNELRVRLAERSGARRQLVIVFRVFDDGVGFRYEFPDQPALKDVIIDDELTEFSVAAPSTAWWIPAGQPTDLELPIHQTPLAEVSAAQTPLTLRTRNGLHIALHEAALVDYAGMRLRRTDEQHLVAELAPSSEGWRVRRSAPFVTPWRTIQIADSAPALYRSSDLILNLNEPNKLGDVSWVKPGKFIGVWWEMHLDHWTWGTGPRHGATTAHAKRYIDFAAKNGFAGVLVEGWNVGWDGDWQANGDRFDFTRATPDFDLKTVASYARSKGVTLIGHHETAGAVSHYEDQLAAALDLYRSVGVDSVKTGYVADANQIERRDAAGVVHHEWHDGQFMARHHLKVVTEAARRHITIDSHEPIKDTGLRRTYPNWLSREGARGMEWNAWGHPVNDPDHEAMLVFTRMLSGPFDFTPGIFVLDPTQPGCRVKSTLAKQLALYVVLYSPLQMAADRIENYEANPRPFQFIKDVPTDWAETVVVNGEIGDYVTIARKDRHSENWYLGAITDEEGRVLSVPLGFLTPQRRYRAQIYRDGDGAHWKTAPLQIAIEDKEVTSADTLTLRLAAGGGQAIRFVPLPARR; this comes from the coding sequence GTGGCCGGGGCGTGGCCGGCGCGCGCGGACAATGACGCAGCGCCAAAGCCGTTGCGGGTGGTCTCGCCGGGCCAGGTGCTGGCGGTCGAGCTCGACTTCACCTGGAATCGCCGGCCTGTCTATCGAGTGAGCCGCTTCGGCGAGCCGGTCATCACCGACTCGTGGCTGGGGTTCGCGCTGAAGGAGGGCGGTCGGCTGGATCGCGACCTGGCGGTCGTCGACGAAGCCCGGCGCAGCGTCGACCAAACCTGGGAGCAGCCGTGGGGCGAGCGGCGCTTCGTGCGCGATCACTACAACGAGCTGCGCGTGCGGCTGGCAGAGCGCTCGGGCGCGCGGCGCCAGCTGGTGATCGTCTTTCGCGTCTTCGACGACGGCGTGGGGTTTCGTTACGAGTTCCCCGACCAGCCGGCGCTGAAGGACGTGATCATCGACGACGAGCTGACCGAGTTCAGCGTCGCCGCCCCCAGCACCGCCTGGTGGATCCCGGCCGGCCAGCCCACCGATCTGGAGCTGCCGATTCACCAGACGCCGCTCGCCGAGGTCTCGGCCGCGCAAACGCCGCTGACGCTGCGGACGCGCAACGGACTGCACATCGCCCTGCACGAGGCGGCGCTGGTCGACTATGCCGGGATGCGACTGCGCCGCACCGACGAGCAGCACCTGGTGGCCGAGTTGGCGCCTTCGTCGGAGGGGTGGCGCGTGCGCCGGTCGGCGCCCTTCGTGACCCCCTGGCGAACCATCCAGATCGCCGACAGCGCGCCGGCGCTGTACCGGTCATCGGATCTGATCCTGAACCTGAACGAGCCGAACAAGCTCGGTGACGTCTCGTGGGTGAAGCCGGGCAAGTTCATCGGCGTCTGGTGGGAGATGCACCTTGATCACTGGACCTGGGGCACCGGGCCGCGCCACGGCGCCACCACCGCGCACGCCAAGCGCTATATCGACTTCGCGGCCAAGAACGGCTTTGCCGGCGTGCTGGTGGAAGGGTGGAACGTCGGCTGGGACGGCGACTGGCAGGCCAACGGCGACCGCTTTGACTTCACGCGGGCGACGCCCGACTTCGATCTGAAAACCGTGGCGTCGTATGCCCGCTCCAAAGGCGTCACGCTGATCGGCCACCACGAAACCGCCGGCGCCGTCAGCCACTATGAAGACCAATTGGCGGCGGCGCTGGATCTCTATCGCAGCGTCGGCGTCGATTCGGTGAAGACCGGCTATGTCGCCGACGCCAACCAGATCGAGCGGCGCGACGCCGCGGGCGTCGTGCACCACGAATGGCACGATGGCCAGTTCATGGCCCGCCATCACCTGAAGGTGGTCACCGAGGCGGCGCGGCGGCACATCACCATCGATTCGCACGAGCCGATCAAGGACACCGGCCTGCGCCGCACCTACCCGAACTGGCTGTCCCGCGAAGGGGCGCGCGGGATGGAGTGGAACGCCTGGGGCCACCCGGTGAACGATCCCGACCACGAGGCGATGCTGGTCTTCACGCGCATGCTGTCCGGGCCGTTCGACTTCACGCCCGGCATCTTCGTGCTGGATCCCACCCAGCCCGGCTGCCGGGTGAAGAGCACGCTGGCCAAGCAGCTGGCTCTGTACGTGGTGCTGTACAGCCCTCTGCAGATGGCCGCCGATCGCATCGAGAACTACGAAGCCAACCCGCGGCCGTTCCAGTTCATCAAGGACGTCCCCACCGACTGGGCCGAGACGGTGGTGGTGAACGGCGAGATCGGCGATTACGTCACCATCGCCCGCAAGGATCGCCACAGCGAGAACTGGTACCTGGGCGCTATCACGGACGAGGAAGGGCGGGTGCTCTCGGTGCCGCTCGGCTTTCTGACGCCGCAGCGCCGCTACCGCGCGCAGATCTATCGCGACGGCGACGGCGCCCACTGGAAGACGGCGCCGCTGCAGATCGCCATCGAGGACAAAGAGGTCACCAGCGCCGACACGCTGACGCTGCGGCTGGCGGCAGGCGGCGGGCAGGCCATTCGCTTCGTGCCGCTGCCGGCACGGCGCTGA
- a CDS encoding TIGR02270 family protein, whose translation MATTDEILWNVVQTHLDEAEFLFQQWSAAAQSPRLSLVDVRKTIERRLLAHLDGLAVGGAAVAEKLLWPVVAADTEAPASTVAAAALALLLLPDPQTPERLLQAFRATENESLARGLARACKVAPRSDIDESLRLALYATDSPAAQTALLDVLAARRVDPGPILGVLLTHPEAEVVRAALGAAAAVIDRDRLRQRLDDCLAHAAAPVRAAAVRTGLIWNLSTAWRACTTEARAGSPEAMFLLALIGGADAVAQISPALQRPERRKAALFALGFTGLLAAVDACLPFLDDPDAVVARLAVEAIASITGLPLYESAFARASDDDAGDDELPPLEEDLRIDLMPLPHDDLPLPDGPKVRDWWSKQRSSFATNDRYLRGAPLSTATVNDALEAGPLRRSGALTCEIAIRSGGRVQLAALRLAHRTPTLPVEVSLQRKPAWR comes from the coding sequence ATGGCGACGACCGACGAGATTCTGTGGAACGTGGTGCAGACACACCTCGACGAGGCGGAGTTCCTCTTTCAACAGTGGTCGGCCGCGGCGCAGTCGCCGCGTTTGAGTCTGGTCGATGTTCGCAAGACGATCGAACGGCGGCTGCTGGCTCATCTGGACGGCCTGGCGGTGGGCGGCGCGGCGGTCGCCGAGAAGCTGCTCTGGCCGGTGGTGGCGGCCGACACGGAAGCGCCGGCCTCGACGGTGGCGGCGGCGGCGCTGGCGTTGCTATTGTTGCCCGATCCCCAGACGCCCGAGCGGTTGCTGCAAGCGTTTCGCGCGACGGAAAATGAATCACTGGCCAGAGGGCTGGCCAGGGCTTGCAAGGTCGCGCCCCGGTCCGACATCGACGAGTCCCTGCGGCTGGCGCTGTACGCGACGGATTCGCCGGCGGCGCAGACGGCGCTGCTGGACGTGCTGGCCGCGCGCCGGGTCGATCCGGGCCCGATCCTGGGCGTGCTGCTGACTCATCCCGAGGCCGAGGTGGTGCGGGCGGCGCTTGGCGCGGCGGCGGCGGTCATCGATCGCGATCGCCTGCGGCAACGGCTGGATGACTGCCTGGCCCACGCGGCAGCGCCGGTGCGCGCGGCGGCGGTGCGGACGGGGTTGATCTGGAACCTGTCGACGGCGTGGCGGGCGTGCACCACCGAGGCCCGCGCTGGCTCGCCCGAGGCGATGTTCTTGCTGGCCTTGATCGGCGGCGCGGACGCGGTGGCGCAAATCAGCCCGGCTCTGCAACGTCCCGAACGACGCAAGGCCGCGCTTTTCGCCCTGGGGTTTACCGGCCTCCTCGCCGCGGTTGATGCTTGTCTGCCGTTTCTCGACGACCCCGACGCGGTCGTGGCCCGGCTGGCGGTGGAGGCGATCGCCAGCATCACGGGACTGCCACTTTATGAAAGCGCGTTTGCCCGCGCGTCCGACGACGACGCCGGTGATGACGAGCTGCCGCCGCTGGAAGAAGATCTCCGCATCGACCTCATGCCGCTGCCGCACGACGATCTGCCGCTGCCCGACGGGCCGAAGGTTCGCGACTGGTGGTCAAAACAGCGGTCGTCTTTCGCGACCAACGATCGCTATCTGCGCGGGGCGCCGCTGTCCACCGCGACGGTCAACGACGCGCTGGAGGCGGGTCCTTTGCGCCGGTCGGGAGCCCTGACCTGCGAGATCGCCATCCGCAGCGGCGGTCGCGTGCAACTGGCGGCCCTTCGCCTGGCCCATCGAACGCCCACCCTGCCCGTCGAAGTTTCGCTGCAACGCAAACCGGCCTGGCGCTGA
- a CDS encoding DUF6484 domain-containing protein translates to MIKSRARKTAVGRVAKLAPARRPAVRAAGPSVCIGLLVGWDDKGPLVDFDGNPNGPVNARVAGLGAQVRLTVQAGAPQEIVLLVDPRPRRPPVLLGLLQPLGVAAATTNVEARVDGRRVEIDGRDEIVLRCGEASITLRRNGRVSIRGIEVETRAAGVNRIKGGSVAIN, encoded by the coding sequence GTGATCAAGTCGCGAGCTCGGAAGACGGCAGTGGGTCGGGTCGCCAAGCTGGCGCCAGCGCGGCGGCCGGCCGTGCGCGCGGCCGGCCCATCGGTCTGCATCGGCTTGCTGGTGGGATGGGACGACAAGGGCCCGCTGGTCGACTTCGACGGCAACCCGAACGGTCCGGTCAACGCGCGCGTCGCTGGTTTGGGAGCGCAGGTTCGGCTGACCGTGCAAGCCGGCGCGCCGCAGGAGATCGTTCTTTTGGTCGATCCGCGGCCGCGCCGTCCGCCCGTGCTACTGGGGCTGTTGCAACCGCTGGGCGTGGCCGCCGCCACGACCAACGTCGAAGCGCGCGTCGACGGCCGGCGCGTCGAGATTGATGGACGCGACGAGATCGTTCTGCGCTGCGGAGAAGCCAGCATCACCCTGCGCCGCAACGGCCGGGTGTCGATACGCGGAATCGAGGTCGAGACTCGCGCCGCCGGTGTCAACCGCATCAAGGGCGGCTCGGTCGCCATCAACTAG
- a CDS encoding DUF2169 domain-containing protein: MWQIQNRTPFAVGQGWIRDRDGAETWLVVVKATFDILPDGSTKVSPAQPKVIYSPVHRGEPGASSLLLENDFVLGKKTTDVVVNGTAHAKGGAPVRTMDVAIQVGPVKKVLKVFGERVWGPRGTWLSPPVPFVSMPLTYERAFGGVDKKSEHPEIDWYWPNPVGAGFVKSRSHIEGLRAANVEYPGDPIKDWDSKPAPAGLGIISSHWKERAAFAGTYDAAWEQKRQPLLPTDFDIRHLQTVPKDQQSPTFMRGGEPVALLGLTPSGTLRFALPSVDLSLVTHFMDGERRAHQPPALHTVILEPDLLRVSLVWHSAVECHPKVHKLEKTVVELRKPVQRRTDDVTGDEDDDGGEEGVDNLLDLI; encoded by the coding sequence ATGTGGCAGATTCAGAACCGCACCCCTTTTGCAGTCGGCCAAGGCTGGATTCGCGATCGGGACGGCGCCGAGACCTGGCTGGTGGTCGTCAAAGCGACGTTCGACATCTTGCCGGATGGATCGACCAAGGTTTCCCCGGCTCAACCGAAGGTGATCTACTCGCCGGTCCATCGGGGCGAGCCGGGCGCCTCCAGCTTGCTCCTGGAAAACGATTTCGTCCTGGGCAAGAAGACCACTGACGTCGTCGTCAATGGAACCGCGCACGCCAAAGGGGGCGCGCCGGTCCGCACCATGGACGTGGCAATCCAGGTCGGCCCGGTCAAGAAGGTGTTGAAGGTGTTCGGCGAGCGGGTCTGGGGGCCGCGCGGAACTTGGCTGTCGCCGCCCGTTCCTTTCGTCAGCATGCCTTTGACCTATGAACGGGCCTTCGGCGGCGTCGACAAGAAATCGGAGCATCCCGAGATCGACTGGTACTGGCCGAATCCCGTCGGCGCCGGCTTTGTCAAATCTCGGTCGCACATCGAGGGCCTGCGGGCGGCCAACGTGGAATATCCGGGCGATCCGATCAAGGACTGGGATTCCAAACCGGCGCCCGCTGGCCTGGGGATCATCAGCAGCCACTGGAAGGAACGCGCGGCGTTCGCCGGAACCTACGACGCCGCCTGGGAGCAAAAGCGGCAGCCGCTGCTGCCAACCGACTTCGACATCCGGCACCTGCAGACGGTGCCCAAGGATCAACAGTCGCCCACGTTCATGCGCGGGGGCGAACCGGTCGCGCTGCTGGGTCTGACACCGTCGGGAACGCTTCGTTTCGCCTTGCCGTCCGTCGATCTGTCGCTGGTGACGCATTTCATGGACGGCGAGCGCCGGGCTCACCAGCCGCCGGCGCTGCACACGGTGATCCTCGAGCCCGATCTGTTGCGCGTGTCGCTGGTGTGGCACAGCGCCGTCGAATGCCATCCCAAGGTTCACAAACTGGAGAAGACCGTCGTCGAACTTCGCAAACCAGTGCAGCGCAGGACGGACGACGTGACTGGCGACGAGGACGACGACGGTGGCGAGGAAGGCGTGGACAATCTCCTTGACCTCATCTAA
- a CDS encoding beta-ketoacyl synthase N-terminal-like domain-containing protein codes for MTSSKAMAEVVVGGLGAATPIGRTAWAAAAAVRAGVSAMADHSFMVDSEGNPMRVAQCPWLVSEPRIEARIADCLVVAVRGALQPLADAGQTVRGLLPLLFVNLPPDRPALPPSLVATVRASLGQALPGQFAGIEIMQKGHAGGLVALEAAVQSLRLNRADACIVAGADSYMDPDMLEWLEQTEQLHGAGPRNNAWGFIPGEGAGAVLVMQPGAVRRAKMPHLGRIVGLGVGRETNLIRTGTVCIGKGLTTAFVDAFAGLPMGARVTDMYCDMNGEPYRADEFGFAVTRTRERFISATDFVAPADCWGDVGAASAPLGIALACIASFKRYANGPAALVWASSDAGDRGAALVASAGEA; via the coding sequence TTGACCTCATCTAAGGCCATGGCGGAGGTGGTGGTGGGAGGCCTGGGCGCGGCGACGCCCATCGGCCGTACCGCGTGGGCGGCGGCGGCGGCGGTGCGGGCCGGTGTTTCTGCCATGGCCGATCACTCCTTCATGGTCGATTCCGAGGGCAACCCGATGCGCGTGGCCCAGTGTCCTTGGCTGGTCTCGGAGCCGCGCATCGAAGCGCGGATTGCCGACTGCTTGGTCGTCGCCGTGCGCGGGGCGCTGCAGCCGCTGGCTGACGCAGGCCAGACGGTGCGCGGCTTGTTGCCGCTGCTGTTCGTGAATCTTCCGCCGGACCGCCCCGCCCTGCCACCGTCGCTGGTCGCCACCGTGCGGGCGTCGTTGGGCCAGGCGTTGCCGGGGCAGTTCGCGGGCATCGAGATCATGCAAAAGGGGCACGCCGGCGGGCTGGTGGCCTTGGAAGCCGCCGTGCAATCGTTGCGGCTGAATCGCGCCGACGCCTGCATCGTCGCCGGCGCCGACTCTTACATGGATCCCGACATGCTTGAGTGGCTTGAACAGACGGAGCAGCTGCACGGCGCCGGTCCGCGCAACAACGCCTGGGGTTTCATTCCGGGCGAAGGCGCGGGCGCTGTGCTGGTGATGCAACCGGGGGCCGTGCGACGAGCCAAGATGCCGCACCTGGGACGCATCGTGGGCCTCGGTGTCGGGCGCGAGACGAATCTGATCCGCACCGGCACCGTGTGCATCGGCAAGGGCCTGACCACCGCGTTCGTCGACGCGTTCGCGGGTCTGCCGATGGGGGCGCGGGTGACGGACATGTACTGCGACATGAACGGCGAGCCTTATCGCGCCGACGAATTCGGCTTCGCGGTGACCCGCACCCGCGAGCGTTTTATCAGCGCCACGGATTTCGTCGCGCCCGCCGACTGCTGGGGCGACGTCGGTGCCGCGTCGGCGCCGCTGGGGATCGCGCTGGCCTGCATCGCCTCGTTCAAACGGTATGCGAACGGACCGGCGGCGCTGGTGTGGGCCAGCTCGGACGCCGGCGATCGCGGCGCCGCCTTGGTGGCGTCGGCGGGGGAGGCCTAG
- a CDS encoding DUF4150 domain-containing protein — protein MSTATIPDVCKTPTPGGPVPMPYPNISQASTLSDGTTTVKVDGNMAAIKGSKFPMSSGDEPGTIGGVKSNTFKQASTWMLYSFDIKLDGQNACRFSDKMFHNNENTINAMGVIPIIVQSELDNVKMKCGELNTYGKQKKKSGKNKRDRDHIPAKSALLAKAKDIAGKRLKPCQAKAIVNGALTIVIPKAAHQQVSPTYGQSAADAEKDSKDLAGSANRDTKAMEKKLKDYDPGCVEAYKAAAKKIRKIKNRQYNAWLKKMLASC, from the coding sequence ATGTCGACGGCCACCATTCCGGACGTCTGCAAGACGCCGACGCCGGGCGGCCCGGTGCCGATGCCGTATCCGAACATCTCGCAGGCCAGCACGCTGTCGGACGGCACCACCACCGTCAAGGTCGACGGCAACATGGCGGCCATCAAGGGCTCGAAGTTCCCGATGAGCTCGGGCGACGAGCCCGGCACCATCGGCGGCGTCAAGTCGAACACCTTCAAACAGGCCTCGACGTGGATGCTCTACTCGTTCGACATCAAGCTGGACGGCCAGAACGCCTGCCGCTTCAGCGACAAGATGTTTCACAACAACGAGAACACCATCAACGCGATGGGTGTCATCCCGATCATTGTCCAGAGCGAACTGGACAACGTGAAGATGAAGTGCGGGGAGCTGAACACCTACGGCAAGCAGAAGAAGAAGTCGGGGAAAAACAAACGGGACCGCGACCACATCCCGGCGAAGTCCGCGTTGCTGGCCAAGGCGAAGGACATCGCCGGCAAACGCCTCAAGCCTTGTCAGGCCAAAGCGATCGTCAACGGCGCGCTCACGATCGTCATTCCGAAGGCGGCACACCAGCAAGTGAGCCCCACTTATGGACAGTCGGCCGCCGACGCTGAGAAGGACTCCAAGGATCTTGCTGGCAGCGCCAATCGTGACACGAAGGCGATGGAGAAAAAACTCAAGGATTACGATCCTGGCTGCGTGGAAGCGTACAAAGCCGCGGCCAAAAAAATTCGGAAGATAAAGAACCGGCAATACAATGCGTGGCTAAAGAAAATGCTGGCGAGTTGCTAA